CCTGCGAACGTCAGATTTCCGAATCCCATCATCTCTTCCCTCGTCAACTTCCGACCGCGGTAGGAAGCTTTCGTGAGCGCGCTGAAAAAGTCCTCACCTGGATTCGCTTCGGCTTGGTCGAATCGCGCCTGCAGGTAGTCTTCCAGGGTGGTGCCCTTTTTGAAAGTCCCGCCGGTTACTTTGAACACATGCATGCCCCAGCGAATCCAGGTCTCTGCTTCGGACTCGGGAACATTCAACAGATAGGTCAGCGCTCGGGATTGGATGGGAAGCGCGAACTGATTCACGATCTCCACAGAATCGTGCTTGAACAGCTCGGAAACGCTGCCCGCGATCAAGGACTCCACCTTGGCGATGACCTCGGGCTGTTTGGCGCGGGCGAAGAAGGGCTCGGCGATGGCGCGATACTCGGTATGTTCCGGTGGATTGGTTTCGATGGGCAATTGCCGCATGGTTCGCACCTCCTCTTCGGAAGGGATGGGCACTCGGAACGGCGCGTCGGAACTGAACGTCTGCCAGTTCTTGGCGGCTTCGCGGACATCGGCATGGCGCAGGATCATGGGCACCATCTCGCCCTGGAATGGGCACTTGAGCATGCCGGCGTTGCGGCGGGCTTCTTGAAACGGATCGCGAGGATTGGGCTGGTCAGCCATGGCGGTCATCCTGGCTCATCCCCGTGACGGTTTCAAGGATGCTGAGGGCCTCTAGTTAAGGGGTATCAGCTTGGGGGAGTCCGTCGAGGTTTCGATCGCCCGGATTGTGTCTCGAACCGACTGGGCTTTCTTCAGCATGAGTTCCTTGGGAAAGTCCTTTTCATCCTTTTCGAAATAGTGGGCGAGCTTGGTCAGTTCCGGAATGACGGATCGAGCGTTCGTCCCGTAGCTGAGTAGGATTTTCATCAACTCGGGAGTCCGCGCTTCGCTGGCCCAGGGGTTCTGCTCGCGCGTGTATTTGACACAGGCGGCGATTCCGTCCTTGATCCGATGCTTCGCCAGAAGCCGCAGGCCTTCCACGCGAATGGAGTCGGCGAACATCTCTCCGCTGGGAGCTGGCTCGATGATCGCCTGATAGATCGAGGGCAACAACGGCTTGATATCCTCGGCGGACAAGTTTCGGTAGACCGATCCAATGCTGCCCCGGGCACGGCCATCCTGGTTCTTGAGTCCAGCCTTTACCGCCCGGTGAAGCGCCGCTCGGTCCACTCCGTCCAGAGACCGGCTTAACATCCCGTCATGCTGATCGAACAGAGCGAAGGAAAGGTAGCGCTGCTGCATGCCCCGTGGATCGTTCTCCAGATCTACTGCGGCGAGCAACTCGAGGAGATCCGGCACGGCGATCATGGCCGGTGCACCGATGCTGGCGAGGGCCTCCGCCGCCTTTACCCGGAGCCAGAGATCCTGGTCGGTCAATGAACGTCGCAGCGCGTCCACGGCTGGCGCTCCACGCTTGCGAAGGGCGATCAAGGCCTGGCAGGCCCCGTAGCGGGAATTGAGCTCGGGCGACTCCAACAAGTTCAGCAGGCTTGGGATCGGGACGTCTTTGCGACGGGCGAGTGCCATCGCCGCTCGCTCACGGACCACCGGCGACCAGCTGCCGAGGCGTGCCAGCAGCTGCGCCGCAGTGAGCTGGTCATAGGCGCTGTGGCGGTCCTTGTTGCTCCAGCCTCGGCCATCGAGGATGAGGGCTTGTGCCGAGGCGGCATCGATCGGCGGCACCACACCGGGGCGTTTCCCGGTGAGATAGAGCTGCTTTAAGGGCATCGCGTACGCCAGTAGATAGCCTCCCGTGCAATCCCATCCAGGGTAGCTATCCTCCTCCAACTCCGGAGGGCCTTGATGTGGGAAACTGCCATTCCATTGACGGGCTAAGTCGAAGTACCACGCCCCAAACTCTCGCATCCAGGCTCCGGTGGCCTGGGGGCCGGACTGGGCGATGCCGGGGATGGACCAGAGAATGTTAAAAAAATTGCCGGTGTGCCCGGTATCACGTTCGGGCCCGTGGGAGGCGATACTCATGCGGGAGAAGAACTCCGCCGCCTTCGCCTCGCCTAGCAGGTTGAAGAGGACGGCCGCCATCCCACACTTGCCATTGTCCTCGTGGTTTTGAATCCACGGATGATGGTCGCCATAGGGGATCGCTCCTTTGCCAAGGTAGAATCGCAGCAGGCGTGCGCTCAACTCAATGGCCCGGTCCACCTCAGGTTCGGTGACGCCCGCTGCGCGGGCCATCACCAGCGAAATGGTCAGGGGCACCCCCGGGGAATTCATCATCCCATAGCCGCCGAGTCGTCCGTCGGGAACCGCAAAGCCATGCCCCCAGGATCCGACCGCACTTTGTCCCCGGGCCGCCTCGAGTGCGACACGACGCAAACCGGGCATTACCGACGCGTCGCCTGTCGCTAGCAGATACTCAGAGAGTAGTATGAGAACGTAGCCGTAGCGCCAGGTTTGCATGGAGCGCGACGAGTAGCCCGAAGCCCACTGGGCTTCCTTTTTCACCAGCGGGAGATAGGCGGGGTTTCCGCTGGCCAGGAGGGCGAGGGCATTGAGGCACCGTGTGATGGGTTCTCGATTCGGCCCTTTGCTGTACGCCGGATCGGCCATCCGGGCGGCCAGCGCGGCAC
The nucleotide sequence above comes from Verrucomicrobiales bacterium. Encoded proteins:
- a CDS encoding HEAT repeat domain-containing protein → MKTSLLSLALVALMTIPPPAASAANAKPLAIPDFTKGGKIPAGAKHDWNLGPTGLRGWMFSDKLVTTDARQISITQVDKGSPADGHLAVGDVILGVGGQPFSRDPRAEFGEAITAAESGVSGGRLKVTRWRAEKSEDIVVQLPVLGSYSSTAPYDCPKSKRILDQGCAALAARMADPAYSKGPNREPITRCLNALALLASGNPAYLPLVKKEAQWASGYSSRSMQTWRYGYVLILLSEYLLATGDASVMPGLRRVALEAARGQSAVGSWGHGFAVPDGRLGGYGMMNSPGVPLTISLVMARAAGVTEPEVDRAIELSARLLRFYLGKGAIPYGDHHPWIQNHEDNGKCGMAAVLFNLLGEAKAAEFFSRMSIASHGPERDTGHTGNFFNILWSIPGIAQSGPQATGAWMREFGAWYFDLARQWNGSFPHQGPPELEEDSYPGWDCTGGYLLAYAMPLKQLYLTGKRPGVVPPIDAASAQALILDGRGWSNKDRHSAYDQLTAAQLLARLGSWSPVVRERAAMALARRKDVPIPSLLNLLESPELNSRYGACQALIALRKRGAPAVDALRRSLTDQDLWLRVKAAEALASIGAPAMIAVPDLLELLAAVDLENDPRGMQQRYLSFALFDQHDGMLSRSLDGVDRAALHRAVKAGLKNQDGRARGSIGSVYRNLSAEDIKPLLPSIYQAIIEPAPSGEMFADSIRVEGLRLLAKHRIKDGIAACVKYTREQNPWASEARTPELMKILLSYGTNARSVIPELTKLAHYFEKDEKDFPKELMLKKAQSVRDTIRAIETSTDSPKLIPLN
- a CDS encoding cytochrome P450; protein product: MADQPNPRDPFQEARRNAGMLKCPFQGEMVPMILRHADVREAAKNWQTFSSDAPFRVPIPSEEEVRTMRQLPIETNPPEHTEYRAIAEPFFARAKQPEVIAKVESLIAGSVSELFKHDSVEIVNQFALPIQSRALTYLLNVPESEAETWIRWGMHVFKVTGGTFKKGTTLEDYLQARFDQAEANPGEDFFSALTKASYRGRKLTREEMMGFGNLTFAGGRDTIIHSISSIIAYLGQNPQALQYLRDDPKRIVHAGEEFFRFFMPLTHIGRVCPVQTEVLGATVPPGGRVSLGWASANFDESVFEAPQEIRLDRKPNPHVSFGFGPHLCLGAPHARLIVRSLLQALVDRVERIDLLDVNEHTEMEPLYRRSNGYESLTARLIARSH